A single region of the Duganella sp. BuS-21 genome encodes:
- the paaI gene encoding hydroxyphenylacetyl-CoA thioesterase PaaI: MNKSAAGAQAQALAEAVAASMFARDPASQSLGMSIDAVGPGYARMSMPIRADMLNGHQTCHGGFIFALADSAFAFACNSYNLTTVGAGCTIDYVAPAREGEVLSAAAVEQSLAGKTGVYDVKVTAQDGRIVALFRGKSHRLSGAVIAT; the protein is encoded by the coding sequence ATGAATAAGTCCGCCGCCGGCGCGCAGGCGCAGGCGCTGGCCGAGGCGGTTGCCGCGTCGATGTTCGCGCGCGATCCGGCCTCGCAATCGCTCGGCATGAGCATCGACGCCGTCGGCCCGGGCTACGCCCGCATGTCGATGCCGATCCGCGCCGACATGCTGAACGGTCACCAGACCTGCCACGGCGGCTTTATCTTCGCGCTGGCCGACAGCGCCTTTGCCTTCGCCTGCAACAGCTACAACCTGACCACGGTGGGCGCCGGCTGCACCATCGATTACGTGGCGCCCGCGCGCGAAGGAGAGGTGCTGAGCGCCGCCGCCGTCGAGCAGTCGCTGGCGGGGAAAACCGGCGTCTACGACGTCAAGGTGACGGCGCAGGATGGCCGCATCGTCGCCCTGTTTCGCGGCAAATCGCATCGGCTGAGCGGTGCAGTCATTGCGACGTAG
- a CDS encoding phenylacetic acid degradation protein PaaY, whose protein sequence is MVKVYEINGVTPVVDPTAYVHPSAVLIGDVIVGPRCYVGPLAALRGDFGRLVLEEGANLQDTCVMHGFPGCDTVVERDGHIGHGAVLHGCRIGRNALVGMNSVIMDNAVVGADSIVAAMSFVRAGMQIPPRSMAVGSPAKVLRELSDDEIEWKTSGTAQYQELAVRSMLTMRETVALSAPEPDRQRIEWDSALPLHLHKNASA, encoded by the coding sequence ATGGTCAAAGTGTATGAAATCAATGGCGTTACGCCGGTGGTCGATCCGACCGCCTATGTGCATCCCAGCGCGGTGCTGATCGGCGACGTGATCGTCGGCCCGCGTTGCTACGTCGGCCCGCTGGCGGCGCTGCGCGGCGATTTCGGCCGGCTGGTGCTGGAGGAGGGTGCCAACCTGCAGGACACCTGCGTGATGCACGGCTTCCCCGGCTGCGATACGGTGGTCGAGCGCGACGGCCATATCGGCCACGGCGCCGTGCTGCACGGCTGCCGCATCGGCCGCAATGCGCTGGTCGGCATGAACAGCGTGATCATGGATAACGCGGTGGTGGGCGCGGACAGTATTGTCGCCGCCATGAGCTTTGTGCGCGCCGGCATGCAGATCCCGCCGCGCAGCATGGCGGTGGGCTCGCCGGCCAAGGTGCTGCGCGAGTTGAGCGACGACGAGATCGAATGGAAAACCAGCGGCACGGCGCAGTACCAGGAACTGGCGGTGCGCTCGATGCTGACCATGCGCGAAACGGTGGCACTGAGCGCGCCGGAGCCGGACCGCCAGCGCATCGAGTGGGATAGCGCGCTGCCGCTGCACCTGCACAAGAACGCCTCGGCGTAA
- a CDS encoding VOC family protein, translating into MKRVTGIGGIFFYAKDPKALGEWYQRHLGIDVQSWGGASFDWNGDDGRPAGGTTAWCISAADGNALAPGAAPFVVNYRVADLDALLQALRDEGCNVLDKTDDSEFGKFGWVIDPEGNKAELWQPPPGQ; encoded by the coding sequence ATGAAGCGCGTTACCGGTATCGGCGGCATCTTTTTTTATGCGAAGGATCCCAAGGCCCTGGGCGAGTGGTACCAGCGCCACCTCGGCATCGACGTCCAGTCGTGGGGCGGCGCATCGTTCGACTGGAACGGCGACGACGGCCGGCCGGCCGGCGGCACCACCGCCTGGTGCATCTCGGCCGCCGACGGCAACGCGCTGGCGCCGGGCGCCGCGCCGTTCGTGGTGAACTACCGCGTGGCCGACCTCGACGCGCTGCTGCAAGCGCTGCGCGACGAAGGCTGCAACGTGCTCGATAAAACCGACGACTCGGAATTCGGCAAATTCGGCTGGGTCATCGACCCGGAAGGCAACAAGGCCGAACTGTGGCAACCGCCGCCCGGCCAATAA
- the paaB gene encoding 1,2-phenylacetyl-CoA epoxidase subunit B — protein sequence MSKEWPLWEIFIRSQHGLAHKHVGSLHAPDAAMAVNNARDVYTRRNEGVSIWVVRAADIVASSPADKGALFEPANSKVYRHPTFFPMPEEVKNL from the coding sequence ATGAGCAAGGAATGGCCGTTGTGGGAAATCTTCATCCGCAGCCAGCACGGGCTGGCGCACAAGCACGTCGGCAGCCTGCACGCGCCGGACGCCGCGATGGCGGTCAACAACGCGCGCGACGTCTACACGCGCCGCAATGAGGGCGTCAGCATCTGGGTGGTGCGCGCGGCCGACATCGTCGCCAGCAGCCCGGCCGACAAGGGCGCGCTGTTCGAGCCGGCCAACAGCAAGGTGTATCGCCATCCGACCTTCTTCCCGATGCCGGAAGAAGTCAAGAACCTGTGA
- the paaC gene encoding phenylacetate-CoA oxygenase subunit PaaC, translating to MDDKVNYLLRLGDNALILSQQLSQWCGKGPALEEDMALTNVALDLLGQTRMWYGYAAELEGAGRDEDQLAYLRDAHDFKNCLLLEQPNGNYADTLVRQFLFDAWHYFLIEGLTRSSDARIAAIAEKSLKEVTYHLRRSGDLMVRLGDGTDVSHAKTQGAVDALWMYSGEVFAYDAVDQAMVAAGVAPAADALRAQWLAHVAEILAEARLTMPPADAWMQQGGKQGRHTEHLGYILAEMQFLQRAYPGAQW from the coding sequence ATGGACGACAAGGTCAACTACCTGCTGCGCCTGGGCGACAATGCGCTGATCCTGAGCCAGCAGCTGTCGCAGTGGTGCGGCAAGGGCCCGGCGCTGGAGGAGGACATGGCGCTGACCAACGTGGCGCTGGATCTGCTGGGCCAGACGCGCATGTGGTACGGGTACGCGGCCGAGCTGGAAGGCGCGGGCCGCGACGAGGATCAACTGGCCTATCTGCGCGACGCCCACGATTTCAAGAACTGCCTGCTGCTGGAGCAGCCGAACGGCAACTACGCCGACACCCTGGTACGGCAGTTCTTGTTCGATGCGTGGCACTACTTTTTGATCGAAGGCCTGACGCGCAGCAGCGATGCGCGCATCGCCGCGATCGCGGAGAAGTCGCTCAAGGAGGTGACTTATCATCTGCGCCGCAGCGGCGATCTGATGGTGCGGCTCGGCGACGGCACGGACGTCAGCCATGCGAAGACGCAAGGCGCGGTCGATGCGTTGTGGATGTACAGCGGCGAGGTGTTCGCCTACGACGCGGTGGACCAGGCCATGGTGGCGGCCGGCGTGGCGCCGGCCGCCGACGCCTTGCGCGCGCAATGGCTGGCGCATGTGGCCGAGATCCTGGCTGAGGCCAGGCTGACCATGCCGCCGGCGGACGCCTGGATGCAGCAGGGCGGCAAGCAAGGCCGCCACACCGAGCACCTCGGCTACATCCTGGCCGAGATGCAGTTCCTGCAGCGCGCCTATCCCGGCGCGCAGTGGTAA
- the paaJ gene encoding phenylacetate-CoA oxygenase subunit PaaJ — MKAAIAAAPATTVVPAKAGTHAEQIWAWLGAVPDPEIPVISIVDLGIVRDVRVAADGACDVTITPTYSGCPAMQVIADAIGEALHARGVREVRLHKQLSPAWTTDWMSEAGKAALKGYGIAPPAQQVIDISGLRTGATTTASTALAAVSRRADARHARPAPVVACPHCGSQHTGITSQFGSTPCKALYKCLDCREPFDYFKCH, encoded by the coding sequence ATGAAAGCCGCGATCGCCGCCGCACCGGCCACCACCGTCGTCCCCGCGAAAGCGGGGACCCATGCTGAACAAATATGGGCCTGGCTGGGCGCGGTGCCCGATCCGGAAATCCCGGTTATCAGCATCGTCGACCTGGGCATCGTGCGCGACGTGCGCGTGGCGGCCGATGGCGCCTGCGACGTCACCATCACGCCGACGTACTCGGGCTGCCCGGCCATGCAAGTCATCGCCGACGCCATCGGCGAAGCGCTGCATGCGCGCGGCGTGCGCGAGGTCCGCCTGCACAAGCAGCTCTCGCCCGCCTGGACCACCGACTGGATGAGCGAGGCCGGCAAGGCCGCGCTGAAAGGCTACGGCATCGCGCCGCCGGCGCAGCAGGTGATCGACATCAGCGGCCTGCGCACCGGCGCCACGACGACGGCCAGCACCGCGCTGGCGGCCGTCTCGCGCCGGGCCGATGCACGCCACGCCCGGCCGGCGCCGGTGGTCGCCTGCCCGCATTGCGGTTCGCAGCACACCGGAATCACCAGCCAGTTCGGCTCCACGCCCTGCAAGGCGCTCTACAAATGCCTGGACTGCCGCGAACCGTTCGACTACTTCAAGTGTCACTAA
- the paaG gene encoding 2-(1,2-epoxy-1,2-dihydrophenyl)acetyl-CoA isomerase PaaG: MDYQNIRFDISDGVATLTFNRPDKLNSFTQAMHEEVRHALKRVAGEAATGSARVLVLTGAGRGFCAGQDLGDRAVEPGARAVDLGDSVEKNYAPLVQALRALPLPVICAVNGVAAGAGANIALACDIVLATKSASFVELFCKLGLIPDTGGTYFLPRLVGNARAMGMAMLGEKLTAEKAEAWGLIWKAIPDPDFAAEVQAMARHFASAPTKGLAFTKQALQASPHNSLQQQLSLECGMMSELGRSEDYREGVAAFMEKRAPQFKGR, translated from the coding sequence ATGGACTACCAGAACATCCGGTTCGACATCAGCGACGGCGTCGCCACGCTGACGTTCAACCGCCCGGACAAGTTGAACAGCTTCACCCAGGCCATGCACGAGGAAGTGCGCCACGCGCTGAAGCGCGTCGCCGGCGAGGCCGCCACCGGCTCGGCGCGCGTGCTGGTGCTGACCGGCGCCGGGCGCGGTTTCTGCGCCGGCCAGGATCTGGGCGACCGTGCGGTGGAGCCGGGCGCGCGCGCGGTCGACCTCGGTGATTCGGTGGAGAAGAACTACGCGCCGCTGGTGCAGGCGCTGCGCGCGCTGCCGCTGCCGGTGATCTGCGCCGTCAACGGCGTGGCCGCCGGCGCCGGCGCGAATATCGCGCTGGCCTGCGACATCGTACTGGCCACCAAGTCCGCCTCGTTCGTGGAACTGTTCTGCAAACTGGGCTTGATCCCGGACACCGGCGGCACCTATTTCCTGCCGCGCCTCGTGGGCAACGCACGCGCCATGGGGATGGCGATGCTGGGCGAAAAGCTCACCGCCGAGAAGGCCGAGGCCTGGGGCCTGATCTGGAAGGCGATCCCGGACCCCGACTTTGCCGCCGAAGTGCAGGCCATGGCGCGCCATTTCGCCAGCGCGCCGACCAAGGGACTGGCCTTCACCAAGCAGGCTTTGCAGGCCAGCCCGCACAACAGCCTGCAGCAGCAGTTGTCGCTGGAGTGCGGCATGATGAGCGAACTGGGTCGCAGCGAGGATTATCGCGAGGGCGTGGCGGCCTTCATGGAAAAACGCGCGCCACAGTTCAAGGGGCGCTGA
- the paaK gene encoding phenylacetate-CoA oxygenase/reductase subunit PaaK yields the protein MSKFHPLTIAHVRHETRDTIAVTFAVPAALQDSFTYQQGQHLTLRATIGEEDVRRSYSICSAVQDGALRVAIKRTQGGLFSSWANDTLQAGHTIDVMPPMGHFNVPLDAAHRKHYLAFAAGSGITPILSIVKTTLAAEPHSSFTLFYGNRASSSVIFRDELSDLKDTYMERLKLAYVMSREQQDIELFNGRITKDKAAQFLQHWVRVEDIDTAFICGPEDMMHGVSEALQEAGMPKAHIKVELFAASIPKHAHQPRAASAAAAHQQTEVTVIMDGNAASFTMEQDKESLLDAGLRAGLDMRYSCKGGVCSTCRCKVIEGQVDMDANYALEDYEIARGYVLSCQSFPTTARVVIDFDQAE from the coding sequence ATGAGCAAATTCCACCCGCTGACCATTGCCCACGTGCGCCACGAAACGCGCGACACCATCGCCGTCACCTTCGCCGTGCCGGCCGCGCTGCAGGACAGCTTCACATACCAGCAAGGCCAGCACCTCACCCTGCGCGCGACAATCGGCGAGGAGGACGTGCGCCGCTCCTACTCGATCTGCTCGGCCGTGCAGGACGGCGCGCTGCGCGTCGCCATCAAGCGCACCCAGGGCGGCCTGTTCTCCAGCTGGGCCAACGACACCCTGCAAGCCGGCCACACCATCGACGTGATGCCGCCGATGGGGCACTTCAACGTGCCGCTGGACGCCGCCCACCGCAAGCACTACCTGGCTTTCGCCGCCGGCAGCGGCATCACGCCCATCCTGTCCATCGTCAAGACCACGCTGGCGGCCGAGCCGCACAGCAGCTTCACACTCTTCTACGGCAACCGCGCCTCGTCGTCGGTGATCTTCCGCGACGAACTGTCGGACCTGAAGGACACCTACATGGAGCGCCTCAAGCTGGCCTACGTGATGAGCCGCGAGCAGCAGGACATCGAATTGTTCAACGGCCGCATCACCAAGGACAAGGCCGCGCAGTTCCTGCAGCACTGGGTGCGCGTGGAAGACATCGATACCGCCTTCATCTGCGGCCCGGAAGACATGATGCACGGCGTGTCGGAAGCGCTGCAGGAAGCCGGCATGCCGAAAGCGCACATCAAGGTCGAACTGTTCGCCGCCAGCATACCGAAGCACGCGCACCAGCCGCGCGCGGCGTCGGCCGCCGCCGCGCACCAGCAGACCGAAGTCACCGTCATCATGGACGGCAACGCCGCCAGCTTCACCATGGAGCAGGACAAGGAATCGCTGCTCGACGCCGGCCTGCGCGCGGGCCTCGACATGCGCTACTCCTGCAAGGGTGGCGTATGCTCGACCTGCCGCTGCAAGGTCATCGAGGGCCAGGTCGACATGGACGCCAACTACGCGCTGGAAGACTACGAGATCGCGCGCGGCTATGTGTTGAGCTGCCAGAGCTTCCCCACCACCGCCCGGGTCGTGATCGACTTCGACCAGGCAGAATAA
- the paaC gene encoding 3-hydroxyacyl-CoA dehydrogenase PaaC, which translates to MAALNLDRVVAVIGSGAMGAGIAQVAALAGYTVRLYDTRPEAVAKAIAGIDAALEKLVAKERLGAAERAAAFARLHAAAALDDVADAGLVVEAIVENLDAKRALFAQLEVMVADDCMLATNTSSISVTAIAASLRLPGRLVGMHFFNPVPLMALCEVVSGLATDAALAQIVFDTAAAWGKHPVHASSTPGFIVNRVARPFYAEGWRLLNEQAADAATIDAVMREAGGFRMGPFELMDLIGHDVNFSVTQSVFNAYFQDPRFTPSVRQQEMVNAGFLGRKTGRGLFQYGGDAAAAAPAAQAEAAQPKPEYVSFTSEQGAASRVAGGAVMDALAARLRAAGIEIVHRKMQEAIRNGGHDESPAFHCNGAAVYLTDGRSATQRACDNNHPDTVLVDLALDYSSAKRIAVARADQCAPAAYLAVVGLLQAAGFAVTRLDDVPGMAVMRTVAMLANEAADAVNQGVCSAAAADIAMQKGVNYPRGPLAWADAVGIEHMVRVLANLAAGYGEDRYRVSPLLRRKQAGGGRFHE; encoded by the coding sequence ATGGCGGCCCTGAACCTTGATCGCGTGGTGGCCGTCATCGGCAGCGGTGCCATGGGCGCGGGTATCGCGCAGGTGGCGGCGCTGGCCGGTTACACGGTGCGCCTGTACGACACGCGGCCCGAGGCTGTGGCCAAGGCGATTGCCGGCATCGACGCCGCGCTGGAAAAACTGGTCGCCAAAGAGCGTCTCGGCGCCGCCGAGCGCGCGGCCGCCTTCGCGCGCCTGCACGCGGCCGCCGCGCTGGACGATGTGGCCGACGCCGGCCTGGTGGTGGAGGCCATCGTCGAGAACCTCGACGCCAAGCGCGCCTTATTCGCGCAGCTGGAAGTGATGGTGGCGGACGATTGTATGTTGGCGACCAACACCTCGTCCATTTCGGTGACGGCGATTGCGGCCAGCCTGCGTCTGCCGGGCCGCTTGGTGGGCATGCACTTCTTTAATCCGGTGCCGTTGATGGCGCTGTGCGAAGTGGTGAGCGGCCTGGCCACCGACGCGGCGCTTGCGCAGATCGTGTTCGACACCGCCGCCGCCTGGGGCAAGCATCCGGTGCACGCCAGTTCGACGCCGGGCTTTATCGTCAATCGTGTGGCGCGGCCGTTTTATGCCGAGGGCTGGCGCTTGCTGAATGAGCAGGCGGCAGATGCGGCCACCATCGACGCGGTGATGCGCGAGGCGGGCGGCTTCCGCATGGGGCCTTTCGAGTTGATGGATCTGATCGGGCATGACGTCAATTTTTCGGTGACGCAGTCGGTCTTCAACGCCTACTTCCAGGACCCGCGCTTTACGCCGTCGGTGCGGCAGCAGGAGATGGTGAATGCCGGCTTCCTTGGCCGCAAGACGGGGCGCGGCTTGTTCCAGTATGGCGGCGACGCGGCCGCTGCAGCGCCGGCGGCGCAGGCCGAGGCGGCGCAGCCGAAGCCGGAGTATGTGAGCTTTACCAGCGAGCAGGGCGCGGCATCGCGTGTGGCCGGCGGCGCGGTGATGGATGCGCTGGCAGCACGCCTGCGGGCGGCCGGCATCGAGATCGTGCATCGCAAGATGCAGGAGGCGATACGCAATGGCGGGCACGATGAGAGTCCGGCCTTCCACTGCAACGGCGCGGCGGTTTACCTGACCGATGGCCGTAGCGCCACGCAGCGCGCGTGCGACAACAACCATCCAGATACGGTGCTGGTCGATCTGGCGCTGGATTACAGTAGCGCCAAACGCATCGCCGTGGCGCGCGCCGATCAATGCGCGCCGGCCGCGTATCTGGCGGTGGTGGGCTTGCTGCAGGCGGCCGGCTTTGCCGTCACGCGCCTGGACGACGTGCCCGGCATGGCCGTGATGCGCACCGTCGCCATGCTGGCCAACGAGGCGGCGGACGCCGTCAACCAGGGCGTGTGCAGCGCAGCGGCGGCCGATATCGCGATGCAGAAGGGCGTCAACTATCCACGCGGTCCGCTGGCGTGGGCCGACGCCGTCGGCATCGAGCACATGGTGCGGGTGCTGGCCAATCTGGCGGCCGGCTATGGCGAGGACCGCTATCGCGTGTCGCCGCTGCTGCGCCGCAAGCAGGCCGGCGGAGGGCGTTTCCATGAATAA
- the paaZ gene encoding phenylacetic acid degradation bifunctional protein PaaZ: MTSILQSFIGGRWIGSEAAAPLHSALTNAVIYHTHADRIDFDEAVTYARKTGVPALMKMNFQQRAQRLKALALYLLERKEELYAISHLTGATRADSWVDIEGGTGTLFAYASMGSRELPSSNVLHEGPAMALGKNGGFAGTHILVPRGGVAVHINAFNFPIWGLLEKFAPSFLAAMPCIGKPASATSYLTEAVVRMMHASGLLPEGALQLVIGGTGDLLDRLGGADVVTFTGSADTAARLRVNRNLIANSVPFTAEADSLNCAILAPDVTPDDVEFELFVKEVAREMTGKAGQKCTAIRRIIVPEQMVDAVGTRLRERLAKVSVGDPSVEGVRMGALASRDQQRDVAERVELLARGNEVLFSARDGFKPLGEGVAEGAFFAPTLLLCRDGMGNDAVHDVEAFGPVSTIISYHGIDQALALAARGKGSLVSTLVTKDPALAAYAVPMAAASHGRVLVLEREAAVDSTGHGSPLPQLKHGGPGRAGGGEELGGMRAVRHFLQRAALQGSPTMLAAVTGEYVRGAAVREHEVHPFRKHFEDLAIGDSLLTHRRTVSEADIVNFGGVSGDYFYMHFDEVAARDTQFGQRIAHGYFVLSAAAGLFVSPAPGPVLANYGLDNLRFVAPVAIGDTIRARLTCKRKVDRNRSDDKGVGQGVVAWDVQVTNQRDELVASYDILTLVMKRA; this comes from the coding sequence ATGACATCGATTTTACAAAGCTTCATCGGCGGCCGCTGGATCGGCAGCGAAGCGGCTGCGCCGCTGCACAGCGCCCTGACCAACGCCGTCATCTATCACACCCACGCCGACCGCATCGACTTCGATGAAGCGGTGACCTACGCCCGCAAGACCGGCGTGCCGGCGCTGATGAAGATGAACTTCCAGCAGCGCGCGCAGCGCCTCAAGGCGTTGGCCCTGTATCTGCTGGAGCGCAAGGAGGAGCTGTACGCGATCTCGCACCTGACCGGCGCCACCCGCGCCGACAGCTGGGTCGATATCGAGGGCGGCACCGGCACGCTGTTCGCCTACGCCAGCATGGGCAGCCGCGAGCTGCCGTCGTCGAACGTGCTGCACGAAGGCCCGGCCATGGCGCTGGGGAAGAACGGCGGTTTCGCCGGCACCCACATCCTGGTGCCGCGCGGCGGGGTGGCGGTGCACATCAACGCCTTCAACTTCCCGATCTGGGGCTTGCTGGAGAAGTTCGCGCCGAGCTTCCTGGCGGCCATGCCGTGCATCGGCAAGCCGGCCAGCGCCACCAGCTACCTGACCGAGGCGGTGGTGCGCATGATGCATGCATCGGGCCTGCTGCCGGAGGGCGCGCTGCAGCTGGTGATCGGTGGCACCGGCGATCTGCTGGACCGGCTGGGCGGCGCCGACGTGGTGACCTTCACAGGTTCGGCCGACACGGCGGCCAGGCTGCGCGTCAATCGCAACCTGATCGCCAATTCGGTGCCGTTCACGGCGGAGGCAGATTCGCTCAACTGCGCCATCCTGGCGCCGGATGTGACGCCGGACGATGTGGAGTTTGAGCTGTTCGTCAAGGAGGTGGCGCGCGAGATGACCGGCAAGGCGGGGCAGAAGTGCACCGCGATCCGCCGCATCATCGTGCCGGAGCAGATGGTCGATGCGGTCGGCACGCGCCTGCGCGAGCGGCTGGCGAAAGTCAGCGTCGGCGATCCGTCGGTCGAGGGTGTGCGCATGGGCGCGCTGGCGTCGCGCGACCAGCAGCGCGACGTCGCCGAGCGGGTCGAGCTGCTGGCGCGCGGCAACGAGGTGTTGTTCAGCGCGCGCGACGGCTTCAAGCCGCTGGGCGAGGGCGTGGCCGAGGGCGCGTTCTTTGCGCCGACATTGCTGCTGTGCCGCGACGGCATGGGCAACGATGCGGTGCACGATGTCGAGGCCTTCGGGCCGGTCAGCACCATCATCAGCTACCACGGCATCGACCAGGCGCTGGCGCTGGCCGCGCGCGGCAAGGGTTCGCTGGTGTCGACGCTGGTGACCAAAGACCCGGCGCTGGCCGCCTATGCGGTGCCGATGGCGGCGGCCTCGCACGGCCGCGTGCTGGTGCTGGAGCGCGAGGCGGCGGTGGATTCCACCGGCCACGGTTCGCCGCTGCCGCAGCTCAAGCACGGCGGGCCGGGGCGTGCCGGCGGCGGCGAGGAGCTGGGCGGCATGCGCGCGGTGCGCCACTTCCTGCAGCGCGCGGCGCTGCAGGGGTCGCCGACCATGCTGGCGGCGGTGACGGGCGAATATGTGCGCGGTGCGGCGGTGCGCGAGCATGAGGTGCATCCGTTCCGCAAGCACTTCGAGGATCTGGCCATCGGCGATTCGCTGCTGACGCACCGGCGCACGGTGAGCGAGGCGGACATCGTCAACTTCGGCGGCGTCTCGGGCGATTATTTCTATATGCACTTCGATGAGGTGGCGGCCCGGGACACGCAGTTCGGCCAGCGCATCGCGCACGGCTATTTCGTGCTGTCGGCGGCGGCGGGGCTGTTCGTGTCGCCGGCACCGGGGCCGGTGCTGGCCAATTATGGCCTGGACAACCTGCGTTTCGTGGCGCCGGTGGCGATCGGCGACACCATCCGCGCGCGCCTGACCTGCAAGCGCAAGGTCGACCGCAACCGCAGCGACGACAAGGGCGTGGGGCAGGGCGTGGTGGCGTGGGACGTGCAGGTCACCAATCAGCGCGACGAGCTGGTGGCGAGCTACGATATTTTGACCTTGGTGATGAAGCGCGCCTGA
- a CDS encoding Xaa-Pro peptidase family protein encodes MKMTIGGKTMEEALASLSDMTAGALPIGKAEHLQRIARAQAYMQAHGIAAIYINAGANLTYFTGTKWYASERMVGAIVPAQGAVEYIAPAFEESTLKDFMLVEGEVNCWHEHESPYALFVAVLKRMGIAPHAAQPPRVGICESAAFFIYDGIRPLAGGYALENARAVTAHCRTRKSAAEIALMQRAMDMTLAVHVAAASILRVGITTKEVEEFIDRAHRKVGAAGSYFVIVLFGEATAYPHGVSYVQTLKAGDTVLIDTGCKLHNYISDITRTYVYGPISERQRSVWNSEKKAQAAAFAAAQLGVPCEAVDQAARRSLEADGFGPGYKLPGLPHRTGHGIGLDIHEWPYLVGGDTTPLDVGMCFSNEPMICIPGEFGVRHEDHFYMTASGPKWFTEPAHSIDDPFGLKR; translated from the coding sequence ATAAAAATGACTATAGGCGGAAAGACCATGGAGGAGGCGCTGGCCTCCTTGTCGGACATGACGGCGGGCGCGCTCCCGATCGGCAAAGCAGAACACCTGCAACGCATCGCCCGCGCCCAGGCCTATATGCAGGCGCACGGCATCGCCGCCATCTACATCAACGCCGGCGCCAACCTCACCTACTTCACCGGCACCAAGTGGTACGCCAGCGAGCGCATGGTCGGCGCCATCGTGCCGGCGCAGGGCGCGGTCGAATATATCGCCCCCGCCTTCGAAGAAAGCACGCTGAAAGACTTCATGCTGGTCGAAGGCGAAGTCAATTGCTGGCACGAGCACGAAAGCCCGTACGCGCTGTTCGTCGCTGTGCTGAAGCGCATGGGTATCGCGCCGCATGCCGCACAACCGCCGCGCGTGGGCATCTGCGAAAGCGCCGCCTTCTTCATCTACGACGGCATCCGCCCGCTGGCCGGCGGCTATGCGCTGGAAAACGCGCGCGCCGTCACCGCCCACTGCCGCACCCGCAAATCCGCCGCCGAAATCGCCCTGATGCAGCGCGCCATGGACATGACCCTGGCCGTGCACGTCGCCGCCGCCAGCATCCTGCGCGTAGGCATCACCACCAAGGAAGTGGAAGAATTCATCGACCGCGCGCACCGCAAGGTCGGCGCCGCCGGTTCCTACTTCGTGATCGTGCTGTTCGGCGAAGCCACCGCCTACCCGCACGGCGTCAGCTACGTGCAAACGCTGAAAGCCGGCGACACGGTGCTGATCGACACCGGCTGCAAGCTGCACAACTACATCTCCGACATCACCCGCACCTACGTCTACGGCCCGATCAGCGAGCGCCAGCGCTCGGTCTGGAACAGCGAAAAGAAAGCGCAGGCCGCCGCCTTCGCCGCCGCCCAGCTGGGCGTGCCGTGCGAAGCAGTCGACCAGGCGGCGCGCCGTTCGCTCGAAGCCGACGGCTTCGGCCCCGGCTACAAGCTGCCCGGCCTGCCGCACCGCACCGGCCACGGCATCGGCCTCGACATCCACGAATGGCCCTACCTGGTCGGCGGCGACACCACGCCGCTCGACGTCGGCATGTGCTTCTCGAACGAACCGATGATCTGCATCCCCGGCGAATTCGGCGTGCGCCACGAAGACCACTTCTACATGACCGCCAGCGGCCCGAAATGGTTCACCGAACCGGCCCACAGCATCGACGACCCGTTCGGCTTGAAACGCTAA